One window of Kiloniellales bacterium genomic DNA carries:
- a CDS encoding GFA family protein — MTGGCLCGAVRFRLGERPEWASYCHCRDCRRATGAPLAAFVGAATAVVSFEGETEPAQHGSSPGVRRSFCPRCGSPIAYQDERLPGMIYFFLGALDEPEAFPPRHHAFESQRLPWLHLDDGLPRHDRFSAIRDDS; from the coding sequence GTGACCGGCGGTTGCCTCTGCGGCGCGGTCCGCTTCCGGCTCGGCGAGCGCCCGGAGTGGGCCTCCTACTGCCACTGCAGGGATTGCCGCAGGGCGACCGGCGCTCCGCTGGCGGCCTTCGTCGGCGCCGCCACGGCCGTAGTCAGCTTCGAGGGCGAGACAGAACCGGCGCAGCATGGTTCTTCGCCGGGCGTCCGGCGGAGCTTCTGCCCGCGCTGCGGCAGCCCGATCGCCTACCAGGACGAGCGGCTGCCCGGCATGATCTATTTCTTCCTCGGCGCCCTGGACGAGCCGGAGGCCTTCCCGCCCCGTCACCATGCCTTCGAGTCGCAAAGGCTGCCCTGGCTCCACCTCGATGATGGCTTGCCGCGCCATGACCGCTTCTCGGCGATCCGCGACGACTCCTGA
- a CDS encoding glutamate-5-semialdehyde dehydrogenase, with product MNAEAAVLREDLQSEMEAIGVAAKAAAAELAIATTATKNAALAAAAAALRADSEKILEANARDMAAGRDKGLTPALLDRLELTPERIEAMAKGLEDIARLPDPVGRTLAEWERPNGLKIARVAVPLGVVGIIYESRPNVTADAGGLCLKSGNAAILRGGSESFHSASAILDGLQRGLAEAGLPAAAIQRVPTSDRAAVGMLLRMSDYLDIVVPRGGKGLIERVQQESRVPVLAHLEGLCHTYVDGAAELEMARRIAVNAKLRRTGICGATETLLVDRRAAETHLGPILDDLIAGGCEIRGDEAVCAREPRALPAKPIDWDTEYLAPILSVKMVDGVGGAIEHIARHGSHHTDAIVTEDESAVARFFAEVDSAILLHNASTQYADGGEFGMGAEIGIATGKLHARGPVGLEQLTSYKYLVRGEGQVRP from the coding sequence ATGAACGCCGAAGCCGCGGTCCTGCGCGAGGACCTGCAGAGCGAGATGGAGGCAATCGGCGTCGCCGCCAAGGCCGCGGCGGCGGAGCTGGCGATCGCGACCACGGCGACCAAGAACGCCGCGCTGGCGGCGGCCGCCGCCGCGCTGCGCGCCGATAGCGAAAAGATTCTCGAGGCCAACGCCCGCGACATGGCGGCCGGGCGCGACAAGGGCCTGACCCCGGCGCTGCTCGACAGGCTGGAGCTGACCCCCGAGCGGATCGAGGCCATGGCCAAGGGGCTGGAGGACATCGCCCGCCTGCCCGACCCGGTCGGCCGGACCCTGGCCGAGTGGGAACGGCCCAACGGCCTGAAGATCGCCCGGGTCGCGGTGCCCCTGGGCGTGGTCGGCATCATCTACGAGAGCCGGCCCAACGTCACCGCCGACGCCGGCGGCCTCTGCCTCAAGTCCGGAAACGCCGCCATCCTGCGCGGCGGCTCGGAATCCTTCCATTCCGCCTCGGCGATCCTGGACGGATTGCAGCGCGGCCTGGCGGAAGCCGGCCTGCCCGCGGCGGCGATCCAGCGCGTGCCGACCAGCGACCGCGCCGCGGTCGGCATGCTGCTGCGCATGAGCGACTATCTCGACATCGTCGTGCCGCGCGGCGGCAAGGGCCTGATCGAGCGGGTCCAGCAGGAAAGCCGGGTCCCGGTCCTGGCCCATCTGGAAGGGCTCTGCCACACCTACGTCGACGGCGCGGCGGAGCTCGAGATGGCCCGCCGCATCGCGGTCAACGCCAAGCTGCGCCGGACCGGGATCTGCGGCGCCACCGAGACCCTGCTGGTCGACCGCCGGGCGGCAGAGACCCACCTCGGGCCGATCCTCGACGACCTGATCGCCGGCGGCTGCGAAATCCGCGGCGACGAGGCGGTCTGCGCCCGCGAGCCCCGCGCCCTGCCGGCCAAGCCCATCGACTGGGACACCGAGTACCTGGCGCCGATCCTCTCGGTGAAGATGGTCGACGGCGTGGGCGGCGCGATCGAGCACATCGCCCGCCACGGCTCCCACCACACCGACGCCATCGTCACCGAGGACGAGTCGGCGGTCGCGCGCTTCTTCGCCGAGGTCGATTCGGCGATCCTGCTGCACAACGCCTCGACCCAGTATGCCGACGGCGGCGAGTTCGGCATGGGTGCGGAGATCGGAATCGCGACCGGCAAGCTGCACGCCCGTGGCCCGGTCGGCCTGGAGCAGCTGACCAGCTACAAGTACCTGGTCCGCGGCGAAGGCCAGGTCCGGCCCTGA
- the proB gene encoding glutamate 5-kinase, translating to MTAELQRAAGVAAGLAGAKRVVVKIGSILLVEQDSGAIHRAWLDALADDVAALRGAGTEVILVSSGAIAVGRHHLDLRRRGLKLEEQQAAAATGQVRLAHAYQETLARHGISVAQILLTLDDTEERRRHLNARATLATLLRLGVIPVINENDTVATTEIRFGDNDRLAARVAAMMNADVLVLLSDIDGLYTADPRKDRTAAFVPVVPEITREIEAMAGEAPPGYSSGGMITKLAAARIAVAAGCRMAIADGRRLNPLAALAEGARCTWFLSKLEPLTARKRWIAGALKPVGTVTLDAGAVRALAAGKSLLPAGVTAIEGRFERGDAVLLRGPDGAELGRGLIAYSAADAARIRGHKSGEIEAILGYLGREELIHRDDLVLTVAGGEARRKEPEGGTE from the coding sequence ATGACCGCGGAGCTTCAGCGCGCCGCGGGTGTGGCGGCGGGTCTGGCCGGCGCCAAGCGGGTGGTGGTCAAGATCGGCTCTATCCTGCTGGTCGAGCAGGACAGCGGCGCGATCCACCGCGCCTGGCTGGATGCCCTGGCCGACGACGTCGCCGCGCTGCGCGGGGCCGGCACCGAGGTCATCCTGGTGTCCTCCGGCGCCATCGCCGTCGGCCGCCACCACCTCGACCTGCGGCGCCGGGGCCTGAAGCTGGAGGAGCAGCAGGCCGCCGCCGCGACCGGGCAGGTCCGCCTGGCCCACGCCTACCAGGAGACCCTGGCCCGGCACGGCATCTCGGTGGCCCAGATCCTTTTGACCCTGGACGACACAGAGGAGCGTCGGCGCCACCTCAACGCCCGGGCGACCCTGGCAACACTGCTGCGCCTCGGCGTCATCCCAGTGATCAACGAGAACGACACCGTGGCGACCACCGAGATCCGCTTCGGCGACAACGACCGCCTGGCGGCGCGGGTCGCGGCCATGATGAACGCGGACGTGCTGGTCCTGCTGTCGGACATCGACGGCCTCTACACCGCCGACCCGCGCAAAGACCGGACGGCGGCCTTCGTCCCCGTGGTCCCGGAGATCACCCGGGAGATCGAAGCCATGGCCGGCGAGGCGCCGCCCGGCTATTCCTCCGGCGGGATGATCACCAAGCTGGCCGCGGCCCGCATCGCGGTCGCCGCCGGCTGCCGCATGGCCATCGCCGACGGCCGGCGCCTAAATCCGCTGGCCGCCCTGGCCGAGGGCGCCCGCTGCACCTGGTTCCTGTCCAAGCTGGAGCCCTTGACCGCGCGCAAGCGCTGGATCGCCGGGGCCCTGAAGCCGGTCGGCACGGTCACGCTGGACGCCGGCGCGGTGCGCGCCCTGGCCGCCGGCAAGAGCCTGCTGCCGGCCGGGGTCACCGCGATCGAGGGCCGCTTCGAGCGCGGCGACGCGGTCCTGCTGCGCGGGCCCGACGGCGCCGAGCTGGGCCGCGGCCTGATCGCCTATTCGGCCGCCGATGCGGCCCGGATCCGCGGCCACAAGAGCGGTGAAATAGAGGCCATTCTGGGCTACCTTGGCCGCGAGGAGCTGATCCACCGGGACGATCTGGTGCTGACCGTGGCGGGCGGCGAGGCCCGGAGGAAAGAGCCGGAGGGAGGGACGGAATGA
- a CDS encoding SLC13 family permease → MHQVPLSITLLFAALLVAMILSLALEEKIHAKKSVIAGVFATVCLFLAVFLDLVHPETVQILGLPVHLPLYIPGVDWEVIAIILGSSIFVDVTSKSGLFTWIAIRLTKASRGDPLVLLCFYGVMTVVFSAVLNNVTAMIIVGTLSGVSLARLGQGGKLLGFLMVEGLLTNVGGLLTLVSSVPNIIVGNAAGISFLDFFLASSPYVVLATVLTLWLGARLFGVARLKTAEEKAQAEKLVAGFDENDGIESAGFFWFGAVMTLLFIATIASASVLPVIEELGLGYVALAFAVIALLRYKATADRFYQGIDWDLLGFFGCLFIVINMMEHAGVLHLIGEGLVPILELGELAGPGTLLVAAAAASSVTDNIPLAAMLAKILGGMDLPADSPYWWSVVFGANLGGNLTPIGSASTLVAVTIIHKNKLGLSFAGFVKLALPFATAQLLLAVAYVLLVLG, encoded by the coding sequence ATGCACCAGGTCCCGCTTTCGATCACCCTGCTCTTCGCCGCCCTGCTGGTGGCGATGATCCTCAGCCTGGCGCTGGAGGAGAAGATCCACGCCAAGAAGTCGGTCATCGCCGGGGTCTTCGCCACGGTCTGCCTCTTCCTCGCGGTCTTTCTGGATCTGGTCCATCCGGAGACGGTGCAGATCCTCGGCCTGCCGGTCCATCTGCCGCTCTACATCCCCGGCGTCGACTGGGAGGTCATCGCGATCATCCTGGGCTCCTCGATCTTCGTCGACGTGACCAGCAAGTCCGGGCTTTTCACCTGGATCGCGATCCGCCTGACCAAGGCCTCCAGGGGCGATCCCCTGGTCCTGCTCTGCTTCTACGGGGTCATGACCGTGGTCTTCTCGGCGGTGCTCAACAACGTGACCGCGATGATCATCGTCGGGACCCTCAGCGGGGTGTCCCTCGCCCGCCTGGGCCAGGGCGGCAAGCTGCTCGGCTTCCTGATGGTCGAGGGCCTGCTGACCAACGTCGGCGGCCTGCTGACCCTGGTCTCCTCGGTGCCCAACATCATCGTCGGCAACGCCGCCGGGATCAGCTTTCTCGACTTCTTTCTGGCCTCCAGCCCCTACGTCGTGCTGGCGACGGTGCTGACCCTCTGGCTCGGCGCCCGCCTCTTCGGCGTCGCGCGCCTCAAGACCGCCGAAGAGAAGGCCCAGGCGGAAAAGCTGGTCGCCGGTTTCGACGAGAACGACGGCATCGAATCCGCCGGCTTCTTCTGGTTCGGCGCGGTCATGACCCTGCTGTTCATCGCCACCATCGCCAGCGCCTCGGTGCTGCCGGTGATCGAGGAACTGGGCCTCGGCTACGTCGCCCTGGCCTTCGCGGTGATCGCCCTGCTGCGCTACAAGGCGACCGCCGACCGCTTCTACCAGGGCATCGACTGGGACCTGCTCGGCTTCTTCGGCTGCCTCTTCATCGTGATCAACATGATGGAGCACGCCGGGGTGCTGCACCTGATCGGCGAGGGCCTGGTTCCGATCCTGGAGCTCGGTGAGCTGGCCGGTCCCGGCACCCTGCTGGTCGCCGCGGCGGCCGCCAGCTCGGTCACCGACAACATCCCCCTGGCTGCGATGCTGGCCAAGATCCTGGGCGGCATGGACCTGCCGGCGGATTCTCCCTACTGGTGGTCGGTGGTCTTCGGCGCCAACCTGGGCGGCAACCTGACGCCGATCGGCTCGGCCTCGACCCTGGTCGCTGTCACCATCATCCACAAGAACAAGCTGGGGCTGTCCTTCGCCGGCTTCGTCAAGCTGGCCCTGCCTTTCGCCACCGCCCAGCTGCTGCTGGCCGTCGCCTACGTGCTGCTGGTGCTGGGATAG
- a CDS encoding RIP metalloprotease encodes MWSIISLSLLLLAAWSLLLSLVVVAHNLGHYLAARLLGLGVEVFRVGLGPILLQRRDRRGTQWQLGWIPLFGHLRLAGEGAGAPAVQGLAWRELRRPQRILLALGGAGGNLALAVLLLYVFFLGFAPAGGGSAPGEQGPQSAAASLQTGKDLRPGLATLRPGPGSALVLSLDETWRLVRHPFRVLIGGWPQACRTDGAAGPSVCLAEAACRAAAAVPNPCIRPTLTNRLFYPLAEILPGFERDTVAAKSIYGFALLSLAFAGLSLLPLPGFDGGRLIAAVTGRGPGRGAETRAPLVVTSALLFGLTGLPILLGSAQNPWLLLLLVIILAVLAGNLWTLRRGLARRGRLDVTFLPWGILITAMFLVIALAAPL; translated from the coding sequence ATGTGGAGCATCATCAGCCTGAGCCTCCTGCTGCTCGCCGCCTGGAGCTTGCTGCTCTCCCTGGTGGTCGTTGCGCACAACCTGGGCCACTACCTGGCGGCGCGCCTGCTCGGGCTCGGCGTCGAGGTCTTCCGCGTCGGCCTGGGACCGATCTTGCTGCAGCGACGCGACCGCCGCGGGACGCAGTGGCAGCTTGGCTGGATCCCGCTCTTCGGCCATCTGCGGCTGGCCGGCGAGGGCGCGGGGGCGCCGGCAGTCCAGGGTCTGGCCTGGCGGGAGCTGAGGCGACCGCAGCGGATCCTGCTCGCCCTGGGCGGTGCCGGCGGTAACCTCGCCTTGGCGGTCCTGCTGCTCTACGTCTTCTTCCTCGGCTTCGCGCCCGCCGGCGGAGGGTCAGCGCCGGGCGAGCAGGGTCCGCAGAGCGCCGCCGCCAGCCTGCAGACCGGCAAGGACCTCCGGCCCGGCCTGGCCACGCTGCGGCCCGGGCCAGGATCCGCGCTGGTGCTGTCCCTGGACGAGACCTGGCGTCTGGTGCGGCACCCCTTCCGCGTGCTGATCGGGGGCTGGCCGCAGGCCTGCAGGACCGACGGCGCGGCCGGACCCAGCGTCTGCCTGGCCGAGGCGGCCTGCCGGGCCGCCGCCGCGGTCCCCAACCCCTGCATCCGGCCGACCTTGACCAACCGCCTGTTCTATCCTCTGGCCGAGATCCTGCCCGGCTTCGAGCGGGACACCGTGGCGGCGAAGTCGATCTACGGCTTCGCGCTGCTGTCGCTGGCCTTCGCCGGCCTGTCGCTGCTGCCCCTGCCCGGCTTCGACGGCGGGCGGCTGATCGCCGCGGTCACCGGCCGGGGCCCGGGACGGGGGGCGGAGACGCGCGCCCCGCTGGTCGTCACCTCGGCCCTGCTCTTCGGCCTGACCGGCCTGCCGATCCTCCTCGGCAGCGCGCAGAACCCGTGGCTGCTGCTCCTGCTGGTGATCATCCTGGCAGTGCTGGCCGGCAACCTCTGGACCCTTCGCCGCGGCCTGGCGCGGCGCGGCCGCCTCGACGTCACCTTCCTGCCCTGGGGAATCCTGATCACCGCGATGTTCCTGGTCATCGCGCTGGCGGCGCCGCTCTGA
- the glsA gene encoding glutaminase A — translation MSTRKNPRQSERSGRSTKAPRKSGSLSIVAAASQSAGAAQGLDQREVRLFKSLDLDNDDRVLCSDLEKMLVQVGLSPDDLRLRESMLALEAHRREQDAQREEAPEPAIPQESFCTAIRHNILLIERALQGQMVIPDFTDFCREIERIHAATAANRSGKAADYIPQLDLKGPELDRFGVGICTVDGQRAAFGDSGTFFSLQSTCKPINYCLALEEHGAAEVHAYIGHEPSGACFNELTLDKQNRPHNPMINAGAIMSSALISLREKRRLAGQGGLDARGWAGARFDAVMACWQALCGGEKPRFSTPVYLSERQTADRNFALAYFMREKDAFPEDAELQDVLDFYFQCCAIEMNAEMMSVVAATLANGGICPISGVRVFRTETVQRCLAMMSSCGMYDFSGEFAFTIGLPAKSGVCGGIMIVIPNVMGLCTWSPRLDAHGNSVRGVEFCRRLVETFNFHNYDTLTDASAKKDPRISGTRRQATRVNELIWAASKGDLGAIQDQLLRGAELGCADYDLRTPLHLAAAENQAEVVGFYVREQARSPAGVDLSPKDRWGGTPLDDAYLQGHREVIALLEGAGARRGAPSLPGNADLPPLAQRLQAEASTTAELIWAASAGDLTTICRLVAKGVPLDIADYDLRTPLHLAAAEGHLKVVEYFIAQGIALEPRDRWGNTPLDDALRHGRDAVAERLRGTCERRRSDAPGNSEGRTAMASR, via the coding sequence ATGTCCACGCGCAAGAACCCCCGTCAGAGCGAGAGGTCCGGGCGCAGCACCAAGGCGCCGCGCAAGTCCGGCTCGCTTTCGATCGTCGCCGCGGCTTCGCAGAGCGCCGGCGCGGCCCAGGGCCTCGATCAGCGGGAGGTCCGCCTATTCAAGTCGCTGGACCTGGACAACGACGACCGGGTGCTGTGCAGCGACCTGGAGAAGATGCTGGTCCAGGTCGGCCTGAGCCCGGACGACCTGCGGCTGCGCGAGAGCATGCTGGCCCTCGAGGCCCATCGGCGGGAGCAGGACGCACAGCGCGAGGAGGCGCCGGAACCGGCGATCCCCCAGGAGAGCTTCTGCACCGCGATCCGCCACAACATCCTGCTGATCGAACGCGCGCTGCAGGGCCAGATGGTGATCCCGGACTTCACCGACTTCTGCCGGGAGATCGAGCGGATCCACGCCGCAACGGCGGCAAACCGCAGCGGCAAGGCCGCCGACTACATCCCGCAGCTCGACCTGAAGGGGCCCGAGCTCGACCGCTTCGGCGTCGGCATCTGCACGGTCGACGGCCAGCGTGCCGCCTTCGGCGACTCCGGGACCTTCTTTTCGCTGCAGTCGACCTGCAAGCCGATCAACTACTGCCTGGCGCTGGAGGAGCACGGCGCGGCCGAGGTCCATGCCTACATCGGCCACGAGCCGAGCGGCGCCTGCTTCAACGAGCTGACCCTCGACAAGCAAAACCGGCCGCACAATCCCATGATCAACGCCGGCGCGATCATGAGCAGCGCCCTGATCAGCCTGCGGGAGAAGCGCCGCCTGGCCGGACAGGGCGGGCTCGACGCCCGGGGCTGGGCGGGCGCCCGCTTCGACGCCGTCATGGCCTGCTGGCAGGCGCTCTGCGGCGGCGAGAAGCCGCGCTTCTCCACGCCGGTTTACCTCTCGGAGCGGCAGACCGCCGACCGCAACTTCGCGCTGGCCTACTTCATGCGCGAAAAGGACGCCTTTCCGGAAGACGCAGAGCTGCAGGACGTGCTCGACTTCTACTTCCAGTGCTGCGCCATCGAGATGAACGCGGAGATGATGTCGGTCGTGGCCGCGACCCTGGCCAACGGCGGGATCTGCCCGATCAGCGGCGTCCGCGTCTTCCGGACCGAGACCGTGCAGCGCTGCCTGGCGATGATGTCCTCCTGCGGCATGTACGACTTCTCCGGCGAGTTCGCCTTCACCATCGGCCTGCCGGCCAAGAGCGGGGTCTGCGGCGGGATCATGATCGTGATTCCCAACGTCATGGGGCTCTGCACGTGGTCGCCGCGCCTGGACGCCCACGGCAACAGCGTGCGCGGCGTCGAGTTCTGCCGCCGCCTGGTCGAGACCTTCAACTTCCACAACTACGACACCCTGACCGACGCCTCGGCCAAGAAGGACCCGCGGATCAGCGGCACGCGCCGCCAGGCGACCCGGGTCAACGAGCTGATCTGGGCGGCCAGCAAGGGCGACCTGGGCGCGATCCAGGACCAGCTCCTGCGCGGCGCCGAGCTGGGCTGCGCCGACTACGACCTGCGCACGCCGCTGCACCTGGCGGCGGCGGAGAACCAGGCCGAGGTGGTCGGCTTCTACGTCCGGGAGCAGGCGCGCAGCCCCGCTGGCGTCGACCTCAGCCCGAAGGACCGCTGGGGCGGCACGCCGCTGGACGACGCCTATCTGCAGGGCCATCGCGAGGTCATCGCGCTGCTGGAAGGCGCCGGCGCCCGCCGCGGCGCGCCGAGCCTGCCCGGCAACGCCGACCTGCCGCCGCTGGCCCAGCGCCTGCAGGCCGAGGCCAGCACCACGGCCGAGCTGATCTGGGCCGCCAGCGCCGGCGACCTGACCACGATCTGCCGCTTGGTCGCCAAGGGCGTGCCGCTCGACATCGCCGACTACGACCTGCGCACGCCGCTGCACCTGGCGGCGGCGGAAGGCCACCTGAAGGTCGTCGAATACTTCATCGCCCAGGGGATCGCGCTCGAGCCGCGGGACCGCTGGGGCAACACGCCCCTGGACGACGCGCTGCGTCACGGCCGGGACGCGGTCGCCGAGCGTCTGCGGGGGACCTGCGAGCGGCGCCGGAGCGACGCGCCCGGCAATAGCGAGGGCCGGACGGCGATGGCGTCACGCTGA
- the obgE gene encoding GTPase ObgE, producing the protein MKFLDEAKIFVKSGDGGAGCVSFRREKYIEFGGPNGGDGGRGGDVWVEAVAGLNTLIDFRYRQHFKAKRGQHGMGKDRTGASAPAIVIKVPVGTQILADDKESLVADMTEVGQRVLLAKGGDGGFGNAHFKSATNRAPRRADPGHPGEEFYVWLRLKLLADAGLLGLPNAGKSTFLAAVSRARPKIADYPFTTLHPQLGVVGFRDREFVLADIPGLIEGAHAGTGLGDRFLGHLERCGVLLHLVDGSQEDVGGAYRTVRRELEAYAQGLEDKTEIVALNKVDLLTPEDRKARAAALAEASGRPVRLCSGATGEGVDAILKELVPHLPPPRDEVPEAARAAWQP; encoded by the coding sequence GTGAAGTTTCTGGACGAAGCCAAGATCTTCGTGAAGAGCGGCGACGGCGGCGCGGGCTGCGTGTCCTTCCGGCGCGAGAAGTACATCGAGTTCGGCGGCCCCAACGGCGGCGACGGCGGGCGCGGCGGCGACGTCTGGGTCGAGGCGGTGGCCGGCCTGAACACCCTGATCGACTTCCGCTACCGCCAGCACTTCAAGGCCAAGCGCGGCCAGCACGGCATGGGCAAGGACCGCACCGGCGCCAGCGCGCCGGCTATCGTGATCAAGGTCCCGGTCGGCACCCAGATCCTGGCCGACGACAAGGAGAGCCTGGTCGCCGACATGACCGAGGTCGGCCAGCGGGTCCTGCTGGCCAAGGGCGGCGACGGCGGCTTCGGCAACGCCCACTTCAAGTCGGCCACAAACCGGGCGCCCCGGCGCGCCGACCCGGGCCATCCGGGCGAGGAGTTCTACGTCTGGCTGCGCCTCAAGCTGCTGGCCGACGCCGGGCTGCTGGGCCTGCCCAACGCCGGCAAGTCGACCTTCCTGGCCGCGGTGTCGCGGGCCCGGCCCAAGATCGCCGACTATCCCTTCACCACCCTGCACCCGCAGCTCGGCGTGGTCGGCTTCCGCGACCGGGAGTTCGTCCTGGCCGACATCCCCGGCCTGATCGAGGGCGCGCACGCGGGCACCGGCCTGGGCGACCGCTTCCTCGGCCACCTGGAGCGTTGCGGCGTGCTGCTGCACCTGGTCGACGGCAGCCAGGAGGACGTCGGCGGCGCCTACCGCACCGTGCGCCGGGAGCTCGAGGCCTACGCCCAGGGCCTGGAGGACAAGACCGAGATCGTGGCCCTCAACAAGGTCGACCTGCTGACGCCCGAGGATCGAAAAGCCCGCGCGGCCGCGCTCGCCGAGGCCAGCGGCCGGCCGGTGCGGCTCTGCTCCGGCGCGACCGGCGAGGGGGTCGACGCCATCCTCAAGGAGCTGGTGCCTCACCTGCCGCCGCCGCGCGACGAAGTGCCCGAGGCCGCCCGCGCGGCTTGGCAGCCATGA
- the rpmA gene encoding 50S ribosomal protein L27: MAHKKAGGSSRNGRDSAGRRLGVKKFGGQIVVPGNIIVRQRGTKFHPGDNVGIGKDHTIFALTGGQVKFHRSTGGRTYVSVVGQD; this comes from the coding sequence ATGGCACACAAAAAGGCAGGCGGCAGCTCGCGCAACGGCCGCGATTCGGCCGGACGGCGCCTGGGCGTGAAGAAGTTCGGCGGCCAGATCGTCGTCCCCGGCAACATCATCGTGCGGCAGCGCGGCACCAAGTTCCATCCGGGCGACAACGTCGGCATCGGCAAGGACCACACCATCTTCGCCCTGACCGGCGGCCAGGTGAAGTTCCACCGCTCGACCGGCGGGCGGACCTACGTCTCGGTGGTCGGCCAGGACTGA
- a CDS encoding ammonium transporter, with translation MSCKLRRPQGHRGLGLGGGLMAGLALVAVSTPAQAAVSEETAYVFNTLSFLVHGFLVLWMAAGFAMLESGLVRTKSVTTILLKNIALFSIAGIAFYLVGYNLMYQGVDGGFLGSLAVWQADDTAALAGDYSAGYAAASDWFFQMVFVATAASIVSGALAERVKLWPFLGFVVVLTAVIYPIQGAWHWGGGWLAELGFVDFAGSTLVHSVGGWAALCGAIIVGARRGRYGPDGKVMPMPGSSLPLATLGTFILWLGWLGFNGGSQLALGSAADAVAVSNIYVNTTMASACGVMAAMGLNQLTTGRVDLTMALNGALAGLVSITAGPDTASVGAACLIGAVGGGLVVACTPLLDRFRIDDVVGAIPVHLVAGIWGTLAVTFTNPDASLATQALGIAAVGVFVSSLSTLVWLALKVTVRLRLTEVGEALGVDEVETGMRAYPEFSAAPSNS, from the coding sequence ATGTCTTGCAAACTACGCCGCCCGCAGGGGCACCGCGGGCTCGGCCTGGGTGGCGGTCTCATGGCCGGGCTCGCCCTGGTCGCCGTTTCGACGCCAGCCCAGGCCGCGGTCTCGGAGGAAACGGCCTACGTGTTCAACACCCTGTCCTTCCTGGTGCACGGCTTCCTCGTACTCTGGATGGCGGCCGGCTTCGCCATGCTGGAGTCGGGCCTGGTCCGGACCAAGAGCGTGACCACGATCCTGCTGAAGAACATCGCCCTCTTCTCGATCGCCGGGATCGCCTTCTACCTGGTCGGCTACAATTTGATGTACCAGGGCGTCGACGGCGGATTCCTGGGCTCGCTCGCGGTCTGGCAGGCCGACGACACGGCCGCCCTGGCCGGCGACTACAGCGCCGGCTACGCCGCCGCCTCGGACTGGTTCTTCCAGATGGTCTTCGTCGCCACGGCCGCCTCGATCGTCTCCGGCGCCCTGGCCGAGCGGGTCAAGCTCTGGCCCTTCCTCGGCTTCGTGGTCGTGCTGACCGCCGTGATCTACCCGATCCAGGGCGCCTGGCACTGGGGCGGAGGCTGGCTGGCCGAGCTCGGCTTCGTCGACTTCGCCGGCTCGACCCTGGTCCACTCGGTCGGCGGCTGGGCCGCGCTCTGCGGCGCGATCATCGTCGGCGCGCGGCGCGGGCGCTACGGCCCCGACGGCAAGGTGATGCCCATGCCGGGCTCCTCGCTGCCGCTGGCGACCCTGGGGACCTTCATCCTCTGGCTCGGCTGGCTCGGCTTCAACGGCGGCTCGCAGCTCGCCCTGGGCTCGGCCGCGGACGCCGTCGCCGTCTCCAACATCTACGTCAACACCACCATGGCCTCGGCCTGCGGCGTGATGGCGGCGATGGGCCTGAACCAGCTGACTACCGGACGGGTCGACCTGACCATGGCGCTCAACGGCGCCCTGGCCGGCCTCGTCAGCATCACCGCCGGCCCGGATACCGCGAGCGTCGGCGCCGCCTGCCTGATCGGCGCGGTCGGCGGCGGCCTGGTCGTGGCCTGCACGCCGCTGCTCGACCGCTTCCGGATCGACGACGTGGTGGGCGCGATCCCGGTCCATCTCGTGGCCGGCATCTGGGGCACCCTGGCGGTGACCTTCACCAATCCGGACGCCAGCCTGGCGACACAGGCCCTGGGCATCGCCGCGGTCGGGGTCTTCGTCTCGAGCCTCAGCACCCTGGTCTGGCTCGCCCTCAAGGTGACCGTGCGGCTGCGCCTGACCGAGGTCGGCGAGGCCCTCGGCGTCGACGAGGTGGAGACCGGCATGCGGGCCTATCCCGAATTCTCGGCGGCGCCCTCGAACTCCTGA